From Allofrancisella guangzhouensis, a single genomic window includes:
- the pgsW gene encoding poly-gamma-glutamate system protein has translation MKTMYWHRKYLSRYIILFLSAFMIISLYIVEKNLVIETKGYTQKLQAAEVTSQAFKLTQDFFISKGYLCKEVGDVTCTGLVGLSMTEITTDSGDLYSKRSSVNPNIAAVFISWLNELDLKKGDTVAIQETGSYPALDIAMLSAIKILDLKPLIIFSAGASQYGANRPNFTWLDIYHNLVEKGMFDYPVLGVTLGGSRDNGYGMTPSAILKLNDAIKRNGYKTINIPYKDATNISVETRLKMYKEATGDEKIKAYINVGGNMASIGLKQIKLESEADVKEESAKTKPNDQDDKFVKLHSFPSGVIKDLPPEYKNVNSVAVNFLKEGIPVINIRDINSSIIKKYGLAYNPAGVTPPGQGAAFSQKNYNTTLATILLIIDISLVVGMAIVSRKYLISYKTK, from the coding sequence ATGAAAACTATGTATTGGCATCGTAAGTATTTATCACGCTATATAATATTATTTTTAAGTGCGTTCATGATTATATCTCTATATATAGTAGAGAAAAATTTAGTTATTGAGACTAAAGGTTATACTCAGAAATTACAAGCAGCAGAAGTAACAAGTCAAGCTTTCAAACTTACCCAAGATTTTTTTATCTCTAAAGGCTACTTATGTAAAGAAGTTGGCGATGTAACTTGTACTGGTTTGGTCGGCCTGTCAATGACAGAGATTACTACAGATTCTGGAGATTTATATTCTAAGAGATCTTCTGTTAATCCAAACATAGCGGCGGTATTTATCAGCTGGTTAAATGAGTTAGACCTTAAAAAAGGGGATACAGTTGCAATCCAGGAAACTGGATCATATCCTGCTTTAGATATTGCTATGTTATCAGCAATTAAAATTTTAGATCTTAAACCTTTAATTATATTTTCAGCTGGAGCATCTCAGTATGGAGCTAATAGACCTAATTTTACATGGTTAGATATTTATCATAATTTGGTAGAAAAGGGCATGTTTGATTACCCAGTTTTAGGAGTAACATTAGGAGGTTCTAGAGATAACGGTTATGGCATGACACCATCAGCAATTCTAAAATTAAATGATGCTATTAAGAGAAATGGTTATAAGACTATTAACATTCCATATAAAGATGCTACAAATATTTCTGTAGAAACGCGTTTGAAGATGTACAAAGAAGCTACTGGTGATGAAAAAATTAAAGCGTATATAAACGTTGGTGGTAACATGGCATCTATAGGACTTAAGCAAATTAAGTTAGAATCAGAGGCAGATGTTAAAGAAGAGTCTGCAAAAACTAAGCCTAACGATCAAGATGATAAATTTGTTAAACTCCATAGTTTTCCTTCTGGAGTAATCAAAGACTTACCTCCTGAATATAAAAATGTTAACTCTGTTGCTGTAAATTTCTTAAAAGAAGGGATTCCTGTAATTAATATTCGAGATATAAACTCTTCTATTATCAAGAAATATGGTTTAGCATACAACCCAGCAGGAGTTACTCCACCAGGGCAAGGAGCAGCTTTTTCACAGAAAAATTATAATACAACTTTAGCAACTATCTTACTGATAATAGACATAAGTTTAGTTGTTGGAATGGCAATAGTTTCAAGAAAATATTTAATTTCTTATAAAACAAAGTAG